In Bordetella holmesii ATCC 51541, the following proteins share a genomic window:
- a CDS encoding pseudouridine synthase, RluA family protein: MVEVEVGQEGQRLDNFLLRLCKGVPKSHIYKAIRGGEVRVNKGRSSADYRVEVGDIVRVPPLRLPDPGAPRPVPASEFPIVFEDDAMLVIDKPAGVAVHGGSGVSFGVIEQLRAARPEARFLELVHRLDRDTSGLLMVAKKRSALLALHAMLREGRGGKRYLALVERDWVNDRQHIRFALTKWTTQSGERRVKVDPEGQVAHTIVTLKQRFGGYSLVEAELRTGRTHQIRVHLAASGFPIVGDDKYGSDAVRAAFARRGFNRMFLHAYQLTLDHPLTGERLDLVAELPAACRNLLQQLETA; encoded by the coding sequence ATGGTCGAGGTCGAGGTGGGCCAGGAAGGCCAGCGCCTGGACAATTTTCTGCTCCGCCTGTGCAAGGGCGTTCCCAAGAGCCACATTTACAAAGCCATTCGTGGCGGTGAGGTGCGAGTAAATAAGGGACGAAGCAGCGCGGACTATCGCGTGGAGGTGGGCGATATCGTGCGGGTGCCTCCCTTGCGGCTGCCCGACCCCGGCGCGCCCAGGCCTGTACCCGCGTCAGAGTTTCCCATCGTGTTCGAGGACGACGCCATGCTCGTCATCGACAAACCCGCCGGTGTGGCGGTGCACGGCGGCAGCGGAGTCTCGTTCGGCGTCATCGAGCAATTGCGGGCGGCGCGGCCCGAGGCGCGCTTCCTCGAGCTGGTCCACCGGCTCGACCGCGACACTTCCGGATTGCTCATGGTGGCCAAAAAACGCAGTGCCCTGCTGGCGTTGCACGCCATGTTGCGCGAAGGGCGGGGCGGCAAGCGCTATCTGGCGCTGGTCGAGAGAGACTGGGTCAACGACCGTCAGCATATCCGCTTTGCGCTTACAAAATGGACGACCCAAAGCGGGGAGCGCCGGGTCAAAGTGGATCCCGAAGGCCAGGTGGCGCACACCATCGTGACACTCAAGCAGCGCTTCGGGGGCTACAGCCTGGTTGAGGCCGAGTTGCGTACCGGGCGCACGCACCAGATCCGGGTGCATCTGGCCGCCAGTGGCTTTCCCATCGTCGGTGATGATAAGTACGGGTCGGATGCAGTGAGGGCCGCCTTCGCCCGCCGAGGTTTTAATCGCATGTTTCTGCATGCCTATCAATTGACGCTGGACCACCCGCTCACGGGTGAGCGCTTGGATCTGGTGGCGGAACTGCCTGCTGCCTGTCGCAATCTGTTGCAGCAACTGGAGACAGCCTGA
- a CDS encoding HAD hydrolase, IA, variant 1 family protein: protein MSYAMVVFDWDGTLMDSTHSIVAAIQAAARDLDLPVPTASEASWVIGLSLESALKRAVPQLTPALMPRFLERYHIHYLLRDPELRLFEGVRELLDSLASQNVRLAVATGKSRVGLNRVLAATGLGPVFDATRTADETFSKLHPEMLHQIMSDLDVDPARVVMVGDTTHDLQMALNAGVHGLGVSYGAHSLDELQACAAQAIVHSVPEMAQWLTPRIAG from the coding sequence ATGTCGTATGCAATGGTGGTGTTCGATTGGGACGGCACCCTGATGGATTCCACCCACAGTATCGTGGCGGCCATTCAGGCGGCTGCACGCGATCTCGATTTGCCTGTCCCCACGGCCTCGGAGGCCAGTTGGGTGATCGGGTTGTCGCTCGAGAGCGCGCTCAAGCGCGCCGTGCCTCAGCTCACGCCGGCGTTGATGCCACGCTTTTTGGAGCGCTACCACATCCATTACTTATTGCGCGATCCTGAGCTACGTCTGTTTGAGGGCGTGCGCGAACTCCTGGACAGCCTGGCCAGCCAGAACGTGCGTTTGGCTGTGGCCACCGGCAAGAGCCGTGTGGGTCTGAATCGCGTGTTGGCAGCCACTGGGTTGGGGCCGGTCTTCGATGCTACCCGCACGGCCGATGAAACCTTCAGCAAACTGCACCCTGAGATGCTGCACCAGATCATGAGCGATCTGGATGTGGATCCGGCACGGGTTGTCATGGTGGGAGACACCACCCACGACCTGCAAATGGCACTCAATGCCGGCGTGCATGGCCTGGGCGTTTCGTATGGCGCCCATAGCCTGGACGAACTGCAGGCTTGCGCCGCCCAGGCCATTGTGCACAGCGTGCCGGAAATGGCGCAGTGGTTGACGCCGCGCATCGCGGGCTGA
- a CDS encoding oxidoreductase molybdopterin binding domain protein — protein MLIRKPSPISSSEITPEEVWRSRREWMMRSATVAAALGLSGWAGRRAWADEGALPGKSMPQFAVPDQQTSFKDITSYNNYYEFGLDKGDPARAAGALKTRPWTVSVEGAAGKPRVFDIDELLKLAPMEERIYRLRCVEGWSMVIPWVGYSLSTLLKQVDPTGNAKYVEFVTAAQRETMPGLRYPVLDWPYTEVLRMDEAMHPLTMLVFGLYGKVLPNQNGAPLRLAVPWKYGFKSAKSLVRIRLLEQAPRSSWMKAAPQEYGFYANVNPQVPHPRWSQATERRIGEGGIFTPKRPTLMFNGYADQVAGLYQGLDLKANY, from the coding sequence ATGCTGATTCGAAAGCCGTCCCCAATTTCCTCCTCGGAAATCACTCCTGAGGAAGTCTGGCGTTCCCGCCGCGAGTGGATGATGCGCAGCGCAACCGTTGCGGCTGCTCTCGGGCTGTCGGGCTGGGCGGGGCGCCGAGCCTGGGCCGATGAGGGGGCGTTGCCGGGTAAGTCCATGCCGCAATTTGCGGTTCCTGATCAGCAGACATCCTTCAAGGACATCACCTCGTACAACAATTACTACGAGTTTGGTCTGGATAAGGGGGATCCTGCCCGGGCGGCGGGCGCGCTCAAGACCCGCCCCTGGACGGTCAGCGTCGAGGGTGCGGCCGGCAAGCCGCGGGTTTTCGATATCGACGAGCTGCTCAAGCTTGCTCCCATGGAAGAGCGGATCTACCGTCTGCGCTGCGTCGAAGGTTGGTCCATGGTGATTCCCTGGGTTGGGTACTCCCTGTCCACGTTGCTCAAGCAGGTGGATCCCACGGGTAATGCCAAATATGTCGAGTTCGTAACGGCAGCCCAGCGTGAGACCATGCCAGGGCTGCGGTATCCGGTACTCGATTGGCCCTACACGGAGGTCCTGCGCATGGACGAGGCCATGCATCCTTTGACCATGCTGGTGTTTGGTCTGTACGGTAAAGTTTTGCCCAACCAGAATGGTGCTCCCCTGCGCCTGGCCGTTCCCTGGAAATATGGGTTTAAATCTGCCAAATCCCTGGTGCGTATCCGGTTGCTCGAGCAAGCTCCGCGCAGTAGCTGGATGAAGGCCGCGCCGCAAGAGTACGGCTTTTATGCCAACGTCAATCCGCAGGTTCCGCATCCGCGTTGGAGTCAGGCAACCGAGCGACGCATCGGCGAAGGGGGGATCTTCACGCCCAAACGCCCGACGTTGATGTTCAACGGCTATGCCGATCAGGTGGCCGGGCTCTATCAGGGCCTGGACCTGAAGGCTAACTACTGA
- a CDS encoding ferric reductase like transmembrane component family protein has product MVTLAITPVRRLVHLPALVRLRRMCGLFAFFYAALHFTAWVWWDRGLELASMLHDLAERPFILVGFMAFVLMTALALTSTQAAMRRLGRHWQQLHRAVYLIGLLAVLHYWWHKAGKNDFREPLIYGAVLFVLLGWRVAAWVTRRREIRAGPS; this is encoded by the coding sequence TTGGTGACGCTGGCCATCACGCCGGTGCGTCGCCTGGTGCATCTGCCGGCGCTTGTGCGCTTGCGTCGCATGTGTGGCTTGTTTGCGTTTTTCTATGCGGCCTTGCACTTCACCGCTTGGGTGTGGTGGGACAGGGGGCTGGAGCTGGCATCCATGCTCCATGATCTTGCTGAGCGGCCATTCATTCTCGTGGGCTTCATGGCTTTTGTGCTCATGACTGCGCTGGCGCTGACATCCACCCAGGCAGCCATGCGTCGCCTGGGGCGCCATTGGCAGCAACTGCATCGAGCCGTCTATCTCATTGGCCTGTTGGCCGTACTGCATTATTGGTGGCACAAGGCTGGCAAGAACGATTTTCGCGAACCGTTGATCTACGGGGCGGTGCTCTTCGTGCTGCTGGGGTGGCGGGTAGCGGCCTGGGTGACCCGGCGCCGCGAGATCAGGGCTGGGCCTTCATAG
- a CDS encoding N-acetylmuramoyl-L-alanine amidase family protein: MPRLAAALVTCLMLAACASTVDRSVTATGQSSRVRYIVLHYTTADDAESLRLLSQTQVSAHYLVSARPDARVYQLVDENRSAWHAGASRWFEQNSLNFTSIGIEIVNAGWQKQADGTLLYAPYLPAQITALSHLLREIAGRHGIRPENIVGHSDIAPQRKLDPGPAFPWRALAQEGIGRWYNEDEAATQLLRLQSASLPDVAWFQTELARLGYDTPRHGKLDRATRNVLTAFQMHYRPTHYDGQPDAETAAIMKAMKAQP; this comes from the coding sequence ATGCCGCGCCTGGCCGCAGCCCTCGTTACCTGCCTGATGCTGGCGGCTTGCGCCAGCACCGTGGACCGCTCCGTCACGGCCACGGGCCAGAGCAGCCGGGTGCGTTACATCGTGCTGCACTACACTACGGCCGACGACGCCGAGTCGCTGCGGCTGCTCTCGCAGACGCAGGTCAGCGCGCATTATCTGGTGAGTGCCCGCCCGGATGCCCGCGTGTATCAACTGGTAGATGAAAACCGTAGCGCCTGGCACGCCGGCGCCAGCCGCTGGTTTGAACAAAACTCACTGAATTTCACGTCGATCGGCATCGAGATCGTCAATGCAGGCTGGCAAAAACAGGCTGACGGCACGCTGCTTTATGCACCCTACCTGCCTGCGCAGATCACCGCGCTGTCGCATCTGCTGCGGGAGATCGCCGGCCGCCATGGCATCCGCCCCGAAAACATCGTCGGCCACAGCGACATTGCACCGCAACGCAAACTCGACCCTGGACCGGCCTTCCCGTGGAGGGCGCTGGCCCAGGAAGGCATAGGCCGTTGGTACAACGAAGACGAGGCTGCAACTCAATTGTTGCGACTCCAGTCAGCAAGCCTTCCGGACGTCGCGTGGTTTCAGACCGAACTCGCCCGCCTCGGCTATGACACTCCGCGCCATGGCAAGCTCGATCGGGCCACCCGAAATGTGCTGACGGCATTTCAAATGCATTATCGACCGACCCATTACGATGGCCAGCCGGATGCTGAAACGGCCGCCATCATGAAGGCTATGAAGGCCCAGCCCTGA
- a CDS encoding tetrapyrrole (Corrin/Porphyrin) Methylases family protein produces MSGALHLIPVGLGEAPVERWLPSDVRALAGRLDCYIAENAKTARAFLKLIGTEHPLQEITIHTLNDQADARQIEAWLAPIKAGKEIGLVSEAGCPAVADPGAKVAAVAHRLGYTVKPWVGPSSILLGLMASGLDGQRFAFHGYAPVDATERAKQLRAWEQHSARHDQTQMLIETPYRNMAMFGTLLAALRGDTRLCVARSLSTEREWVRTRTVAQWQQDAPPDLDKQPTLFLFLAR; encoded by the coding sequence ATGAGCGGCGCGCTGCACCTAATCCCCGTTGGCCTGGGCGAGGCTCCAGTCGAGCGCTGGCTGCCCAGCGACGTCCGCGCCCTCGCCGGCAGGCTGGACTGCTATATCGCCGAAAATGCCAAGACGGCACGCGCCTTTCTCAAACTGATAGGCACCGAACATCCGCTCCAGGAAATAACCATCCATACGCTCAACGATCAGGCCGATGCGCGCCAGATCGAAGCCTGGCTGGCTCCCATTAAAGCAGGCAAGGAGATCGGCCTGGTGTCCGAAGCCGGCTGCCCTGCCGTGGCAGATCCTGGCGCCAAAGTGGCCGCAGTCGCCCATCGCCTGGGCTATACGGTCAAACCGTGGGTAGGCCCCTCCTCCATCCTGCTTGGCCTTATGGCCAGCGGCCTGGATGGACAGCGATTTGCCTTCCATGGCTATGCTCCGGTTGACGCGACCGAGCGCGCCAAGCAGTTGCGCGCCTGGGAGCAGCATTCCGCCCGGCATGACCAGACGCAGATGCTCATTGAAACACCCTACCGCAATATGGCGATGTTTGGCACACTGCTGGCTGCCCTGCGCGGCGACACTCGCCTGTGCGTGGCCAGATCATTATCGACCGAGCGCGAGTGGGTGCGCACCCGTACGGTGGCGCAGTGGCAGCAGGATGCCCCCCCCGACCTGGACAAACAGCCCACTCTCTTCCTCTTTCTGGCCCGCTAA
- a CDS encoding maf-like family protein — translation MAVARQHPGSVVIGSDQVATIDGQPIGKPGDFARAQAQLRRLSGQMVEFHSALAVTDGQRTEQTDVITYCKFRPLSDADIDTYLHAEHPYDTAGSAKAESLGIVLMESMRSDDPTAIIGLPLIALTGMLTRFGLPPLGCGA, via the coding sequence ATGGCCGTAGCCCGCCAACACCCCGGCAGCGTGGTGATCGGCTCGGATCAGGTCGCGACGATAGACGGCCAACCGATTGGCAAGCCCGGCGACTTCGCGCGCGCACAAGCTCAGTTGCGGCGACTGTCCGGGCAAATGGTTGAGTTTCATAGCGCGCTGGCCGTCACGGACGGGCAACGAACCGAACAGACCGACGTCATCACTTATTGCAAATTTCGCCCACTGAGCGACGCCGACATCGACACCTATCTGCACGCCGAGCACCCCTACGATACTGCAGGCAGCGCCAAGGCAGAAAGCCTGGGGATCGTGCTGATGGAAAGCATGCGCAGCGACGATCCCACCGCCATTATCGGCCTGCCACTGATCGCCCTGACCGGAATGCTGACGCGATTTGGCCTGCCTCCGCTGGGGTGCGGCGCATGA
- the rpmF gene encoding ribosomal protein L32, protein MAVQQNKKSPSKRGMHRSHDFLVNPPTAIEPNTGESHLRHHISPNGFYRGRKVLKTKADE, encoded by the coding sequence ATGGCTGTTCAACAAAACAAGAAGTCCCCGTCCAAGCGCGGCATGCACCGCTCGCACGATTTTCTGGTGAACCCGCCGACGGCCATCGAGCCCAACACGGGCGAATCGCACCTGCGTCACCACATCAGCCCCAACGGTTTCTACCGTGGTCGTAAGGTCCTGAAGACCAAGGCTGACGAATAA
- the plsX gene encoding fatty acid/phospholipid synthesis protein PlsX — translation MIRIAIDCMGGDHGLPVTIPAALEFARQYPDTRLLLVGLPDAIEAALAEHRSVPRDRLDVVAASEVVTMDDPVEVALRRKKDSSMRLAAQAVKDGRADACVSAGNTGAWMAISRYVLKTLDGIDRPAIATSIPNQTGGATTVLDLGANVDCTAEHLLQFAIMGAALAQAIDHLDRPTVGLLNIGEEVIKGNEVVKEAAELLRASPLNFRGNVEGDDIFKGTVDVVVCDGFVGNVVLKSVEGLAKMLSSVIREEFKRNFITLLAGAVATPVLNRLRRRVDNRRYNGAALLGLRGVVIKSHGSADAYAYGFALQRAREAVASRLLERTAQTVAEINERVQLNEAAANNAAAAGDTV, via the coding sequence GTGATACGCATCGCTATAGACTGCATGGGCGGGGACCACGGTCTGCCCGTCACCATACCGGCCGCGCTCGAGTTCGCCCGGCAATATCCGGATACCCGGCTGTTGCTGGTCGGGCTCCCCGACGCCATTGAAGCCGCGCTGGCCGAACATCGTTCGGTTCCGCGCGATCGTCTTGACGTCGTGGCTGCCTCCGAGGTCGTCACCATGGACGACCCGGTGGAGGTGGCTCTGCGCCGCAAAAAAGACTCGTCCATGCGACTGGCTGCTCAGGCCGTCAAGGACGGTCGGGCCGACGCCTGCGTGTCAGCCGGCAATACCGGCGCGTGGATGGCAATTTCCCGATATGTGCTCAAGACGCTGGATGGCATAGACCGGCCGGCGATCGCGACGTCCATCCCGAATCAGACGGGGGGCGCCACGACGGTGCTCGATCTCGGGGCCAACGTCGATTGTACGGCCGAGCATCTGCTGCAGTTCGCCATCATGGGCGCTGCGCTGGCGCAAGCCATCGATCATCTCGACCGGCCTACCGTAGGGTTGTTGAATATCGGCGAAGAGGTCATCAAGGGCAATGAAGTGGTCAAGGAAGCCGCCGAGTTGCTGCGAGCCAGTCCGCTGAATTTCCGTGGCAACGTGGAAGGCGACGATATTTTCAAAGGCACGGTCGACGTCGTCGTATGCGACGGCTTTGTCGGTAACGTCGTACTCAAATCCGTCGAAGGGTTGGCGAAGATGCTCTCCAGCGTCATTCGCGAAGAATTCAAGCGCAACTTCATCACGCTGCTGGCCGGCGCGGTTGCCACACCGGTGCTTAACCGGCTGCGCCGCCGCGTCGACAATCGCCGTTATAACGGTGCTGCCCTGCTTGGGCTGCGTGGTGTCGTGATCAAAAGCCATGGTTCGGCTGATGCCTATGCCTACGGCTTTGCGCTGCAGCGCGCGCGCGAGGCGGTTGCCAGCCGATTGCTGGAACGCACGGCCCAGACGGTGGCCGAGATCAATGAGCGCGTCCAACTGAACGAGGCTGCCGCGAATAATGCCGCGGCTGCGGGGGACACCGTTTGA
- the fabH gene encoding 3-oxoacyl-[acyl-carrier-] synthase III family protein: protein MKYSVIAGSGGYLPERVVSNDDLAAELAKRDIQTSDEWIVERTGIRQRHLADRGVTTSVLATEAARRAMADAGVGPDDLDLIIVATSTPDFVFPSTACLVQANLGAKGRAAFDVQAVCSGFVYALTTADSFVRAGRARCALVIGAEVFSRILDWNDRSTCVLFGDGAGAVVLKASDEPGVLAAHLHADGSQTKILCAAGNVAYGAVTGDPFLRMDGQAVFKQAVTVLDRSAREVCAEVGMTIDQVDWLVPHQANVRILNFLARKLNVSADHVVVTVDQHANTSAASVPLALDVARRDGRIKAGQHVLMQGVGGGFTWGSVLARM, encoded by the coding sequence ATGAAATATTCGGTGATTGCGGGTTCGGGTGGATACCTGCCCGAGCGTGTGGTGTCCAACGATGATCTGGCCGCTGAACTGGCCAAGCGCGATATTCAGACCTCCGATGAATGGATCGTCGAGCGGACGGGTATCAGGCAGCGGCATCTGGCCGATCGTGGCGTGACTACCAGCGTGTTGGCGACTGAGGCTGCCCGGCGTGCGATGGCGGACGCCGGCGTGGGCCCCGATGACCTCGATTTGATCATTGTGGCGACGTCCACCCCGGATTTCGTATTTCCGAGCACAGCTTGCCTGGTGCAGGCCAACCTCGGCGCCAAGGGCCGTGCGGCGTTCGATGTGCAGGCCGTGTGCAGCGGCTTTGTGTATGCGCTGACAACGGCCGACAGCTTCGTGCGCGCTGGCCGTGCCCGCTGTGCCCTGGTGATCGGTGCAGAAGTCTTCTCCCGCATTCTGGACTGGAACGACCGGAGCACCTGCGTGTTGTTTGGCGATGGCGCGGGCGCCGTCGTGCTCAAGGCTTCCGATGAGCCCGGTGTCCTTGCTGCGCATTTGCATGCCGATGGCAGTCAGACCAAGATTCTGTGCGCAGCAGGCAACGTGGCCTACGGCGCCGTCACTGGCGATCCTTTCCTGCGTATGGATGGGCAGGCAGTGTTCAAGCAGGCTGTGACGGTTCTGGACCGGTCGGCGCGCGAAGTCTGCGCCGAGGTCGGCATGACCATCGATCAGGTCGATTGGCTGGTGCCGCACCAGGCCAACGTCCGCATTCTGAATTTTCTTGCACGTAAGCTCAACGTATCGGCTGACCATGTCGTCGTTACCGTTGACCAGCATGCCAACACCTCGGCGGCCAGTGTGCCGCTTGCCCTGGATGTGGCACGCCGTGATGGCCGCATCAAAGCCGGTCAGCATGTGCTGATGCAGGGCGTGGGTGGCGGATTCACCTGGGGCTCGGTACTGGCCCGCATGTAG
- the fabD gene encoding malonyl CoA-acyl carrier protein transacylase: MMDAWAGNAAVADVLARASQALGQDLAALIAQGPADQLNLTTNTQPAMLAAGVACFAAWRDAGGPLPAVMAGHSLGEYAALTAAQSLALEDAVRLVRIRADAMQAAVPVGTGAMAAILGLDDDAVRAACAQGAQGEAVEAVNFNAPAQVVIAGHKAAVERACEAAKAAGAKRALLLPVSAPFHSSLLKPAAEVLAKALADAAVHSPAVPVINNVDVALPSDPAAIRNALVRQAWHAVRWVETVQAMKAQGVTHVIEFGPGKVLTGLTKRIDGDLTGLAVTDPASLDAALALVKGN; this comes from the coding sequence ATGATGGATGCATGGGCCGGCAATGCCGCCGTGGCTGATGTGCTCGCGCGCGCCAGCCAGGCGCTGGGCCAGGATCTGGCCGCCCTGATTGCCCAGGGTCCGGCCGATCAACTCAACCTCACCACGAATACCCAGCCCGCCATGCTGGCGGCAGGTGTTGCCTGTTTTGCTGCCTGGCGTGATGCCGGCGGCCCATTGCCTGCCGTGATGGCCGGGCACAGCCTGGGCGAGTACGCGGCTCTGACTGCTGCGCAGTCCCTGGCGCTGGAAGACGCCGTACGCCTGGTGCGGATTCGTGCGGATGCCATGCAGGCTGCGGTGCCCGTGGGCACTGGAGCGATGGCTGCGATTCTGGGCCTGGATGACGATGCCGTCCGAGCAGCTTGTGCGCAGGGCGCTCAGGGCGAGGCTGTCGAGGCCGTCAACTTCAATGCGCCGGCGCAGGTCGTGATTGCCGGGCACAAGGCTGCCGTTGAACGCGCCTGCGAAGCCGCCAAGGCCGCGGGTGCCAAGCGCGCCTTGCTGTTGCCGGTTTCGGCGCCATTTCACTCCAGTTTGCTCAAGCCGGCAGCAGAGGTGCTGGCGAAGGCGCTGGCCGATGCCGCCGTGCATTCACCCGCGGTTCCCGTCATCAATAACGTGGATGTCGCGCTGCCCTCCGATCCTGCCGCCATCCGGAATGCCTTGGTCCGCCAGGCCTGGCACGCGGTGCGCTGGGTTGAAACCGTGCAAGCCATGAAGGCGCAAGGCGTCACGCACGTCATCGAATTTGGTCCGGGCAAGGTCCTGACCGGCCTGACCAAGCGTATCGATGGCGATCTGACCGGTCTGGCCGTGACGGATCCTGCTTCGTTGGATGCCGCGCTGGCGCTCGTCAAGGGAAATTGA
- the fabG gene encoding 3-oxoacyl-[acyl-carrier-protein] reductase: MEHTIKDLEGKIALVTGATRGIGRAIAQELAARGAKVVGTATSQAGATTISEALAASGGRGVVLNVTDAAAVDALIDELGKEGGGPHILVNNAGITRDTLAMRMKDDDWGSVIDTNLSSVFRLSRAVLRNMMKARWGRIINITSVVGSAGNPGQANYAAAKAGVAGMTRALARELGSRNVTVNCVAPGFIDTDMTRVLGEEQTAALLQQIPLGRLGAPADIANAVGFLASPSAGYITGTTLHVNGGMYM, from the coding sequence ATGGAACACACCATCAAGGATCTGGAAGGCAAGATTGCGCTGGTGACTGGCGCCACGCGTGGCATCGGTCGCGCCATTGCTCAGGAGCTGGCGGCTCGCGGTGCCAAGGTTGTCGGCACGGCCACGTCGCAGGCCGGTGCCACGACCATTAGCGAAGCGCTGGCTGCCAGCGGCGGCCGTGGCGTCGTACTGAACGTCACGGACGCTGCAGCCGTCGATGCGCTCATCGACGAGTTGGGCAAAGAGGGCGGTGGTCCGCACATCCTGGTCAACAACGCCGGTATTACCCGCGACACGCTGGCCATGCGCATGAAGGACGACGATTGGGGCTCGGTGATCGACACCAATCTGAGCTCGGTCTTTCGTCTGTCGCGCGCCGTACTGCGCAACATGATGAAGGCACGCTGGGGTAGGATCATCAACATCACTTCCGTGGTGGGTTCGGCCGGCAATCCCGGCCAGGCCAACTACGCGGCCGCCAAGGCTGGTGTGGCTGGCATGACGCGCGCCCTGGCGCGCGAACTGGGCAGTCGCAATGTCACGGTAAACTGCGTGGCTCCCGGTTTCATTGATACCGACATGACACGTGTCCTGGGCGAAGAGCAGACCGCAGCCCTTTTGCAACAAATTCCGCTGGGGCGCTTGGGTGCCCCGGCCGATATCGCCAATGCGGTCGGCTTCCTGGCCAGTCCTTCGGCGGGTTACATTACGGGTACCACCCTGCACGTCAACGGCGGGATGTATATGTAA
- the acpP gene encoding acyl carrier protein, translated as MESIEQRVKKIVAEQLGVNEAEIKNESSFLDDLGADSLDMVELVMALEDEFETEIPDEEAEKITTVQQAIDYINSNGKQ; from the coding sequence ATGGAAAGCATCGAACAGCGCGTCAAGAAGATCGTCGCTGAACAACTTGGCGTGAACGAAGCCGAGATCAAGAACGAGTCCTCCTTCCTTGACGACCTCGGTGCCGATTCGCTCGACATGGTCGAGTTGGTCATGGCCCTCGAAGACGAGTTCGAGACCGAGATCCCCGACGAAGAGGCTGAAAAGATCACGACCGTTCAACAAGCGATTGATTACATCAATTCGAACGGTAAGCAGTAA
- the fabF gene encoding beta-ketoacyl-acyl-carrier-protein synthase II, which yields MKRRVVITGLGIVSPVGNDLATAWDNIVNGRSGIGRISRFDPSALTTHIAGEVKGFDVTQYVQPKEARQMDTFIHYGVAAGVQAWRDSGLEATEENADRIGVIVGSGIGGLPRIEETQTDLLAKGPRRISPFFVPGSLINLISGHLSIMFGLKGPSYAVVSACTTGLHSIGDAARLIEYGDADVMIAGGAESTVSPLGIGGFAAMRALSTRNDDPTTASRPWDRDRDGFVLGEGAGVLVLEEYEHAKKRGARIYGEFVGYGMSSDAHHITAPDKDGPRRGIVNALRNGAINAADVDYVNAHGTSTPLGDKNETDALKLAFGDHARKLVVNSTKSMTGHLLGAAGGIEAVFTTLALYNQVSPPTINIFNQDPECDLDYCANEARPMKINVALSNSFGFGGTNGSMAIRRI from the coding sequence GTGAAGCGACGTGTCGTCATCACCGGCTTGGGCATCGTTTCCCCCGTGGGCAACGATCTGGCCACCGCTTGGGACAATATCGTCAACGGACGTTCTGGCATTGGCCGTATCTCGCGATTCGATCCGTCGGCCCTGACCACCCATATCGCGGGCGAGGTCAAAGGCTTTGACGTCACGCAATACGTCCAGCCCAAAGAGGCGCGCCAAATGGATACCTTTATCCATTATGGTGTGGCCGCCGGCGTGCAGGCGTGGCGCGATTCGGGTCTAGAGGCCACCGAAGAAAATGCCGATCGCATCGGCGTGATTGTGGGTTCGGGCATAGGCGGCCTGCCGCGTATCGAAGAAACGCAGACGGATCTGCTGGCCAAGGGCCCGCGCCGGATTTCGCCGTTCTTCGTGCCGGGTTCGTTGATCAATCTGATTTCCGGCCATCTGTCGATCATGTTTGGTCTCAAGGGGCCGAGCTACGCCGTAGTCTCCGCCTGCACAACCGGGCTGCACAGCATCGGTGATGCGGCCCGTCTGATTGAGTATGGCGATGCTGACGTGATGATTGCGGGCGGTGCCGAATCGACCGTTTCTCCCCTGGGCATCGGTGGCTTTGCCGCCATGCGCGCGCTGTCCACGCGCAATGACGATCCGACCACGGCCTCGCGTCCCTGGGATCGTGACCGGGACGGTTTCGTGCTCGGTGAGGGTGCTGGTGTGCTCGTGCTCGAAGAGTATGAACACGCCAAGAAGCGCGGTGCGCGTATTTATGGTGAGTTCGTGGGCTACGGCATGAGTTCGGATGCGCATCACATCACCGCGCCTGACAAGGACGGTCCGCGCCGCGGCATCGTCAATGCCTTGCGCAACGGGGCCATCAATGCCGCAGACGTCGATTACGTCAACGCCCACGGCACCTCGACGCCGCTGGGCGATAAGAACGAAACCGACGCACTGAAGCTGGCTTTTGGCGATCATGCGCGCAAGCTGGTTGTCAACTCGACCAAGTCCATGACGGGGCACCTACTCGGTGCGGCCGGCGGCATCGAGGCGGTTTTCACGACCCTGGCTCTCTACAACCAGGTCTCGCCTCCCACCATCAATATCTTCAATCAGGATCCTGAGTGCGATCTGGACTATTGCGCCAATGAAGCTCGTCCGATGAAGATCAATGTCGCGTTATCCAATTCCTTTGGATTCGGCGGCACCAACGGCTCGATGGCTATTCGCCGGATTTGA